From Peptoanaerobacter stomatis, one genomic window encodes:
- the lepB gene encoding signal peptidase I, with protein MSVEFKKEFIEWIKTIVFAVILAFLISFFITPTIVRGESMYPTLQNSNYLIINKTAYWFSKPSKGDIIVFKSHIKDENGNDKDLVKRVIGVPNDHIVVRDGNVYINDELQSENYINGDYTDGDVDIVVPEDEVFAMGDNRPNSFDSRAQEVGTVNIKDEIIGKVVVRLYPFNEITNF; from the coding sequence ATGAGTGTTGAATTTAAAAAAGAATTTATTGAATGGATAAAAACCATAGTGTTTGCCGTTATATTAGCATTTTTAATAAGTTTTTTTATTACTCCTACAATAGTTAGAGGTGAATCTATGTATCCAACTTTACAAAATAGCAACTATCTTATAATAAATAAGACAGCTTATTGGTTTTCTAAACCTTCAAAAGGGGATATAATAGTCTTTAAATCTCATATAAAGGATGAAAACGGAAATGATAAAGATTTGGTAAAACGTGTAATAGGTGTACCAAACGACCACATAGTTGTAAGAGACGGGAATGTATATATAAATGATGAATTGCAAAGTGAAAACTATATTAACGGAGATTACACAGATGGAGATGTAGATATAGTTGTGCCTGAAGATGAAGTGTTTGCTATGGGAGATAACAGACCTAATTCATTTGACTCAAGAGCACAAGAAGTAGGTACAGTTAATATAAAAGATGAAATAATAGGTAAAGTGGTTGTAAGATTATATCCGTTTAATGAAATAACAAATTTTTAA
- a CDS encoding pseudouridine synthase, producing the protein MRINKFIASKTSYSRRKAEELILQKKVKVNGEILNSLSYLVNDGDEVELDGDIISDVKTKKYYYLFNKPKNVISSVSDNFGRLCVTDFFPSDISVYPVGRLDYDSSGLILVTNDGDIANKLTHPKSHISKTYIVTLNGRLSENQMKQFREGILLDGKKTLPAEISLYDFSENSYRVVLYEGRNRQIRNMISALGREVKELKRISIGKIKIGRISEGKYRKLTPDEQKYLFEL; encoded by the coding sequence ATGAGAATAAATAAATTTATAGCTTCGAAAACATCATATTCAAGACGAAAAGCGGAGGAGCTTATACTTCAAAAAAAAGTTAAAGTAAATGGAGAAATATTAAATTCACTGTCATATTTAGTAAATGATGGTGATGAGGTGGAACTTGACGGAGATATAATATCAGATGTAAAAACAAAAAAATATTATTATTTATTCAATAAGCCTAAAAATGTGATTTCCAGTGTATCGGATAATTTCGGTAGATTATGTGTAACAGATTTTTTTCCAAGCGATATAAGTGTATATCCTGTAGGAAGATTGGATTATGACAGCAGTGGGCTGATATTAGTTACAAATGATGGAGATATAGCAAATAAACTTACTCATCCAAAAAGCCACATATCCAAAACGTATATAGTTACATTAAATGGCAGACTTAGTGAAAATCAGATGAAACAGTTTAGAGAGGGAATTTTATTGGACGGTAAAAAAACTTTACCGGCTGAAATAAGTTTGTATGATTTTAGCGAAAATTCATATAGAGTTGTATTATATGAAGGTAGAAACAGACAAATAAGAAATATGATTTCAGCTCTTGGAAGAGAAGTAAAAGAGTTGAAAAGAATATCGATAGGTAAAATTAAAATAGGAAGAATATCAGAAGGAAAATATAGAAAATTAACACCTGATGAACAAAAATATTTGTTTGAATTATAA
- a CDS encoding iron-containing alcohol dehydrogenase, whose protein sequence is MAIENFMYHNPVRILFGKDQISQISKYVPKDKKILIVYGGGSAKKFGTIDKVKKALEGYKIGEFSGIPANPTYEKSMEAVELIKKENYDFIMAVGGGSVVDAVKFICAAVLFEGDPKDLFFWGNNEPAEVKNALPFGVVLTLPATGSEMNDGAVITFVERQAKLSFGSPLVHPQFSVLDPELTYTLPKRQLANGVVDTYVHVMEQYLTYPVDARVQDYHAEGVLKTLIELGSDIVDENKHNYAVRANFMWAATNGLNRFLACGVPQDWATHILGHEITEKYGIDHGRTLAIVLPSLMNVMRNSKKDKILQYAKNIFNITQGSEDEKIDQAIQKTAEFFESLGVPTHFKDYEIGEEAVEILTNQLEKHGFTKLGEKGEVNLEKIRLIYKGAL, encoded by the coding sequence ATGGCAATAGAAAATTTTATGTATCATAACCCTGTTAGAATACTTTTTGGAAAAGATCAAATTTCACAAATTTCAAAATATGTTCCTAAAGATAAGAAGATATTGATAGTATATGGTGGCGGTTCCGCTAAAAAATTTGGCACAATAGATAAGGTAAAAAAAGCTCTTGAAGGTTATAAAATAGGAGAATTTTCAGGAATACCGGCAAATCCTACTTATGAAAAGTCCATGGAGGCTGTAGAACTTATAAAAAAAGAAAATTATGATTTTATAATGGCAGTTGGTGGAGGCTCTGTTGTAGATGCTGTAAAATTTATTTGTGCAGCTGTGTTATTTGAAGGAGATCCTAAAGATTTATTTTTCTGGGGTAACAACGAACCTGCAGAAGTTAAAAATGCCTTACCATTTGGAGTTGTTTTAACTTTACCGGCTACAGGTTCAGAAATGAATGACGGCGCAGTAATAACTTTTGTAGAAAGACAAGCAAAATTATCTTTTGGTTCTCCATTGGTGCATCCTCAATTTTCAGTTTTAGATCCTGAGCTTACTTATACTCTTCCGAAACGTCAGTTGGCAAACGGAGTTGTTGATACTTATGTCCATGTAATGGAACAATATTTAACATATCCTGTAGATGCGAGAGTGCAAGACTATCACGCAGAAGGTGTACTTAAAACATTAATAGAGCTTGGAAGTGATATAGTTGATGAAAATAAACACAATTATGCAGTAAGAGCTAATTTTATGTGGGCGGCAACTAATGGACTTAACAGATTTTTAGCATGTGGTGTTCCTCAAGACTGGGCAACTCATATATTAGGACACGAAATAACAGAAAAATACGGTATAGATCATGGAAGAACTTTAGCAATAGTATTACCATCTCTTATGAATGTAATGAGAAATTCTAAAAAAGATAAAATACTACAATATGCAAAAAATATATTTAATATAACACAAGGTAGCGAAGATGAAAAAATAGATCAAGCAATACAAAAAACTGCCGAATTTTTTGAAAGTTTAGGTGTACCTACACATTTTAAAGATTATGAAATTGGTGAAGAAGCTGTAGAGATATTAACTAATCAACTTGAAAAACACGGTTTTACTAAGTTGGGAGAAAAAGGCGAAGTTAATTTGGAAAAAATAAGACTCATATATAAAGGAGCATTATAA